The following coding sequences lie in one Amycolatopsis cihanbeyliensis genomic window:
- a CDS encoding RES family NAD+ phosphorylase, whose protein sequence is MARLPLPPARAVLVNELRRTEDVVAVHPATRLVRIFTAHGNHPQRWNTFRYTGPLPHGRFDPQPPRRGSAVTDPGNGVLYFGLSVRTSIAEVFQTTSTIDRKNRGPRLVVVRPARTLRLLDLSGLWPTRVGASQEISSGPKKITQAWARAIRAAFGDLDGLWYRSSMDGGDPAICLWDPPAGSALPLAPDVLLPLDHPGLDVPLGRVCQELNYVMLN, encoded by the coding sequence ATGGCAAGGCTGCCCCTGCCTCCCGCGCGTGCTGTCCTGGTCAATGAACTGCGCCGGACCGAGGACGTCGTCGCGGTGCACCCGGCGACCAGGTTGGTACGGATCTTCACCGCGCACGGCAACCACCCGCAACGGTGGAACACGTTCCGCTACACCGGCCCGCTGCCGCACGGCCGGTTCGACCCGCAGCCGCCACGGCGCGGCTCGGCGGTGACCGACCCCGGCAACGGCGTGCTCTACTTCGGGCTGTCGGTGCGGACGAGCATCGCCGAGGTGTTCCAGACGACCTCCACCATCGACCGCAAGAACCGCGGCCCCCGGCTGGTCGTCGTGCGCCCCGCGCGGACCCTGCGGCTGCTCGACCTGTCCGGCCTGTGGCCGACCAGGGTCGGCGCGTCCCAGGAGATCTCCAGCGGACCGAAGAAGATCACTCAGGCCTGGGCGCGGGCCATCCGCGCGGCCTTCGGCGACCTGGACGGGCTCTGGTATCGCTCGTCCATGGACGGCGGTGACCCGGCCATCTGCCTGTGGGACCCACCTGCCGGTTCGGCCCTGCCACTCGCCCCCGACGTGCTGCTCCCGCTGGACCATCCCGGCCTGGACGTACCG
- a CDS encoding DNA-binding protein: protein MTLALENVLAKAGLRVDATEFLTLVEDAARRLSPPNPDPSHFFSPDQRAALTDVGLDLSPHQDGEHDYRARTVAAHAVLAESALTVAEAARTLGVDHSRIRHRLKDRRLTGWKDQGGWRLPSWQFTPSGVLPGLEVVLRELPEDVPALVAAAYMNTPQSDLVINDKPATPRQWLLAGGDPDSVAQLAATLGTPA from the coding sequence ATGACATTGGCGTTGGAGAATGTATTGGCCAAGGCGGGCCTCCGGGTCGACGCGACGGAGTTCCTGACGCTGGTCGAGGACGCGGCTCGGCGACTGTCCCCGCCGAACCCGGATCCGTCGCACTTCTTCTCTCCCGACCAGCGGGCCGCACTCACCGACGTCGGTCTCGACCTCTCGCCGCACCAGGACGGCGAGCACGACTACCGGGCACGCACGGTCGCGGCCCATGCCGTGCTGGCCGAGTCGGCGCTGACCGTCGCCGAGGCGGCACGGACCCTCGGCGTGGACCACAGCCGCATCCGGCACCGGCTCAAGGACCGCAGGCTCACCGGCTGGAAGGACCAGGGTGGCTGGCGGTTGCCCTCCTGGCAGTTCACGCCGAGCGGCGTGCTGCCGGGGCTGGAGGTCGTGCTGCGCGAGCTGCCCGAGGACGTGCCCGCGCTGGTGGCCGCCGCGTACATGAACACACCCCAGTCCGACCTGGTGATCAACGACAAGCCGGCGACGCCTCGTCAGTGGCTGCTGGCGGGCGGTGACCCCGATTCTGTGGCCCAGCTCGCAGCCACACTCGGCACCCCGGCCTAA
- a CDS encoding helix-turn-helix domain-containing protein, whose translation MYHEATPPARLRHAVRCLWWSAGEGTKPIVPDGCLDLIVAADRVFVAGPDTGPWRSAPGTGALHGVRFRPGHAPRVLNVAADELRDQRVTLPDLWGRHGAGITDLLLSRPAALGDVVAEHLTERLDPGLDLLVARLTTGVPRVSAALSDLETGERQLRRRFTLAVGYGPATYLRVARLQRAVAAAPTASDLSSLALAAGYADQAHLSRDCRELTGRTPGEFFPSRRPFHSRPPRPERLPSPT comes from the coding sequence ATGTACCACGAGGCCACCCCACCCGCCCGGCTGCGCCACGCCGTGCGCTGCCTGTGGTGGTCCGCCGGTGAGGGGACGAAGCCGATCGTGCCGGACGGCTGCCTCGACCTGATCGTAGCCGCCGACCGGGTGTTCGTCGCCGGACCGGACACCGGGCCGTGGAGGTCCGCCCCGGGCACGGGCGCGTTGCACGGCGTCCGGTTCCGGCCGGGGCACGCGCCGCGCGTGCTGAACGTGGCCGCGGACGAGCTACGCGACCAGCGGGTGACCCTGCCCGACCTGTGGGGACGTCACGGCGCCGGGATCACCGACCTGCTGCTGAGCAGGCCGGCCGCGCTCGGCGATGTCGTCGCCGAGCACCTCACCGAGCGGCTGGACCCCGGGCTCGACCTGCTCGTCGCACGGCTGACGACCGGGGTGCCTCGGGTGTCCGCCGCGCTGAGCGACCTGGAGACGGGCGAACGCCAACTCCGTCGCCGGTTCACCCTCGCCGTCGGTTACGGGCCGGCGACCTACCTGCGGGTGGCCCGGCTGCAGCGCGCAGTCGCCGCGGCGCCCACCGCCTCCGATCTGAGCTCGCTCGCCCTCGCGGCCGGGTACGCCGACCAGGCGCACCTGAGCCGGGACTGCCGCGAGCTCACCGGCCGGACGCCGGGTGAGTTCTTCCCTTCCCGGCGACCGTTCCATTCAAGACCGCCGCGGCCGGAGCGGCTACCGTCGCCGACATGA
- a CDS encoding L-fucose/L-arabinose isomerase family protein, producing MARIGVISISDGREHVHARNARFIQSKQDTLIYSLIAAGHEVVTGDDLVATNTLATSVARQVARAEVDLTIFYYAVWSFPHFTMLAADATRSPLILLASTDPTEPGLVGMLAAGGALDQIGRRHTRLWGPPDDAELAAELAVHARAAAAVTGLRGSTFGRFGGRPMGMNTAVANTDQWMRQFGVDVEEIDQYELVLRAERADRAEAGKARKWIEAMAAGVHYDGKKLTPELLERQIRSYLAIREIIAERGLDFSGIKAQPELTEHFATMDVTEAFLNDPYDWNGPKEVHITATEADMDGALTMRLLHLISGDPVLFADVRHYHADLDVWDLCNSGQHATWYAARSADPAENLAKVNFYPEVFFFPAGGASVQHIAAPGRMTLARLTRNEGRYRLQLMLGEFESYDEATNERLIRQSTPEWPHAFARLDVEGPVFLGRFGANHIHAVPGDRRQEMRAVAELLDIDLDEWSR from the coding sequence GTGGCCCGCATCGGCGTGATCAGCATTTCCGACGGGCGCGAGCATGTGCACGCGCGGAACGCCCGGTTCATCCAGTCCAAACAGGACACACTGATTTACTCGCTGATCGCGGCGGGGCACGAGGTGGTGACCGGGGACGACCTCGTCGCCACGAACACCCTCGCCACCTCGGTCGCTCGGCAGGTCGCCCGTGCCGAGGTGGACCTCACGATCTTCTACTACGCGGTATGGAGCTTTCCGCACTTCACCATGCTGGCCGCGGACGCCACCCGCAGCCCGCTGATCCTGCTCGCCAGCACCGATCCCACCGAGCCAGGGCTGGTTGGCATGCTCGCCGCGGGCGGGGCGCTGGACCAGATCGGGCGACGGCACACCCGCCTGTGGGGCCCGCCGGACGACGCGGAGCTGGCCGCGGAGCTCGCGGTGCACGCGCGTGCCGCCGCGGCGGTGACCGGGTTGCGCGGCTCCACCTTCGGCCGGTTCGGTGGCAGGCCGATGGGAATGAACACCGCGGTGGCCAACACCGACCAGTGGATGCGCCAGTTCGGCGTCGATGTGGAGGAGATCGACCAGTACGAGCTGGTGCTGCGCGCCGAGCGGGCCGACCGGGCCGAAGCCGGGAAGGCACGGAAGTGGATCGAGGCCATGGCGGCCGGGGTGCACTACGACGGCAAGAAGCTCACTCCTGAGCTGCTGGAGCGGCAGATCCGATCCTACCTGGCCATCCGGGAGATCATCGCCGAGCGTGGCCTCGACTTCTCCGGGATCAAGGCCCAGCCGGAGCTGACCGAGCACTTCGCCACCATGGACGTGACCGAGGCATTCCTGAACGACCCCTACGACTGGAACGGTCCCAAGGAGGTCCACATCACCGCCACCGAGGCGGATATGGACGGCGCGCTCACCATGCGGTTGCTCCACCTGATCTCCGGTGACCCGGTGCTGTTCGCCGACGTCCGGCACTACCACGCCGACCTGGACGTCTGGGACCTGTGCAACTCCGGGCAGCATGCCACCTGGTACGCGGCGCGCAGCGCGGACCCCGCGGAGAACCTTGCCAAGGTCAACTTCTACCCGGAGGTGTTCTTCTTCCCCGCGGGCGGCGCCTCGGTGCAGCACATCGCCGCGCCGGGCCGGATGACCCTGGCCAGGCTCACCCGCAACGAGGGACGGTACCGGCTACAGCTGATGCTCGGTGAGTTCGAGAGCTACGACGAGGCGACCAACGAGCGGCTCATCCGGCAGTCCACTCCGGAGTGGCCGCATGCCTTCGCCAGGCTGGACGTCGAAGGCCCGGTGTTCCTCGGCCGGTTCGGGGCCAACCACATTCACGCCGTGCCCGGCGATCGTCGCCAGGAGATGCGTGCGGTCGCCGAGCTGCTCGACATCGACCTGGACGAGTGGTCCAGATGA
- a CDS encoding FGGY-family carbohydrate kinase, translating into MTGGLLLGIDIGTSSSKGVLVDPQGTVLARASRPHATSTPHPGWVEHDAESVWWRDFLALARDLVAAADGDRLAGLAVSGIGPVLLPATADGNPLRQAILYGVDTRATREIEELTAELGAEEILERGGTPLSSQAVGPKWRWLARNEPAVFERAELFLMASSYLVHRLTGEYVLDHHSASQCDPMYDLRAAEWATDWAERTAPGVGLPRLAWPTEVVGTVTANAAAETGLPQGLPVTAGTVDAWAEAASVGVTDPGDTMVMYGTTMFLIQVLSDPRPHPGLWTTRGTFPATFSLAAGMATSGAITDWLRTLLGGDFARLVAGAASVPPGSRGLLLLPYFAGERTPLFDADARGMLAGLTTAHGPGELYRAALEGIAYGVRHNLEVMGSAGGVAGRLVAVGGGVQGGLWTQIVTDVSGVEQQVPEETVGAAFGDAFLAAVATGLDPDITRWNPLARTVRPDPRRTEVYDGFYARYRDLYPATADIAHFLADQQRRS; encoded by the coding sequence ATGACCGGCGGGCTGCTGCTGGGCATCGACATCGGTACCTCGAGCTCGAAGGGCGTGCTCGTCGATCCACAAGGGACGGTGTTGGCCAGGGCGAGCAGGCCGCACGCCACCTCCACCCCGCATCCCGGCTGGGTCGAGCACGACGCGGAATCCGTGTGGTGGCGCGACTTTCTCGCGCTGGCACGGGACCTGGTCGCCGCCGCGGACGGTGACCGGCTGGCTGGGCTCGCCGTCAGCGGGATCGGGCCGGTGCTGCTGCCGGCAACCGCGGACGGCAACCCGCTGCGCCAGGCCATCCTGTACGGGGTGGACACCCGGGCCACCAGGGAGATCGAGGAGCTCACCGCGGAACTGGGTGCCGAGGAGATTCTCGAACGCGGCGGCACCCCGCTGTCCTCCCAGGCGGTGGGGCCGAAGTGGCGCTGGCTCGCCCGCAACGAGCCCGCGGTGTTCGAGCGGGCCGAGTTGTTCCTGATGGCCAGCTCGTACCTGGTGCACCGGCTGACCGGGGAGTACGTGCTGGATCATCACTCGGCCAGCCAGTGCGACCCGATGTACGACCTGCGTGCGGCGGAATGGGCCACGGACTGGGCCGAGCGCACGGCACCCGGCGTAGGGCTGCCGCGGCTGGCCTGGCCGACCGAGGTGGTCGGCACGGTGACCGCGAACGCCGCCGCGGAAACCGGCCTGCCACAGGGACTTCCGGTTACCGCGGGCACCGTGGACGCCTGGGCCGAGGCGGCCAGTGTCGGGGTGACCGACCCGGGCGACACGATGGTCATGTACGGCACCACGATGTTCCTCATCCAGGTGCTGTCCGATCCGCGCCCGCACCCGGGGCTGTGGACGACGCGGGGCACCTTCCCAGCGACCTTCTCCCTCGCCGCGGGCATGGCCACCTCGGGCGCGATCACCGACTGGCTGCGCACCCTGCTGGGCGGTGACTTCGCCAGGCTGGTCGCCGGTGCCGCGAGCGTACCGCCGGGCAGCAGGGGACTGCTGCTGCTCCCGTACTTCGCGGGTGAGCGGACCCCGCTGTTCGACGCCGACGCGCGCGGGATGCTCGCCGGTCTCACCACCGCGCACGGACCGGGCGAGCTGTACCGGGCCGCGCTGGAGGGCATCGCCTACGGCGTGCGGCACAACCTGGAGGTGATGGGGTCCGCGGGCGGCGTCGCGGGCAGGCTGGTCGCCGTCGGCGGCGGCGTGCAGGGCGGACTCTGGACGCAGATCGTCACCGACGTGAGCGGAGTCGAGCAGCAGGTGCCCGAGGAGACCGTGGGCGCGGCCTTCGGCGACGCCTTCCTCGCCGCCGTGGCCACCGGTCTGGATCCGGACATCACCAGGTGGAACCCGCTGGCGAGGACGGTCCGGCCGGACCCGCGGCGAACCGAGGTCTACGACGGTTTCTACGCCCGGTACCGGGATCTCTACCCGGCGACCGCGGATATCGCGCACTTCCTGGCCGACCAGCAGCGCCGCAGCTGA
- a CDS encoding LacI family DNA-binding transcriptional regulator, protein MATISDVAAKAGVSTATVSRALNGKSTVDPQLVARVRTAVDELGYQPNGLARNLRRQETAVLALIISDVENPFFTAIARGVEDVAQTAGYSVVLCNSDEKPDKERRYLDVALQERVAGVVLCPAGTATGVELLRQRGTPVVAVDRPLPGEPGDQVLVNTRLAAREATTHLLDAGYRRVGCVTGPSGIRTADERLAGYRDALGAAGMAPTSAPFRHAEYHRADGARAAAVELLDLAEPPDALLIANSAMAIGVLEALAGRGLRPGRDIGVVAFDDPPWATLIDPPLSVVAQPTYQIGSAAAELLLARIGDPDRPPVTRTLAAQLIPRGSSRGGRHREVTGGSRSPGSR, encoded by the coding sequence GTGGCTACCATCAGCGATGTCGCGGCGAAGGCGGGTGTCTCCACCGCGACCGTGTCCCGTGCGCTGAACGGCAAGTCCACGGTCGATCCGCAGCTGGTGGCCCGCGTCCGCACGGCGGTGGACGAGCTCGGCTACCAGCCCAACGGATTGGCCAGGAACCTGCGCCGGCAGGAAACCGCCGTACTCGCGTTGATCATCTCCGACGTGGAGAACCCGTTCTTCACCGCGATCGCCCGCGGGGTCGAGGACGTGGCGCAGACCGCGGGCTACTCGGTGGTGCTGTGCAACTCCGACGAGAAACCGGACAAGGAACGACGCTATCTCGACGTGGCGTTGCAGGAGCGGGTGGCCGGGGTGGTGCTGTGCCCCGCGGGCACCGCGACCGGCGTCGAGCTGCTGCGCCAGCGGGGAACACCGGTGGTGGCCGTGGACCGACCGCTGCCCGGAGAGCCCGGCGACCAGGTCCTGGTGAACACCCGCCTCGCCGCGCGGGAGGCCACCACCCACCTGCTCGACGCGGGGTACCGGCGCGTCGGTTGCGTGACCGGTCCCTCCGGGATCCGTACCGCTGACGAGCGGCTCGCCGGTTACCGGGACGCACTCGGCGCGGCGGGCATGGCTCCGACGTCGGCGCCGTTCCGGCACGCCGAGTACCACCGGGCCGACGGTGCTCGGGCGGCGGCCGTCGAGCTGCTCGACCTGGCCGAGCCACCGGACGCCCTGCTGATCGCGAACAGCGCGATGGCGATCGGGGTGCTGGAGGCGCTGGCCGGCCGCGGGCTGCGCCCGGGAAGGGACATCGGGGTCGTCGCCTTCGACGACCCGCCGTGGGCCACGCTGATCGACCCGCCACTGTCCGTGGTCGCGCAGCCCACCTACCAGATCGGGTCGGCGGCCGCGGAGCTGCTGCTGGCCAGGATCGGCGACCCGGACCGGCCACCGGTCACCCGCACCCTGGCCGCCCAGCTGATCCCCCGCGGCAGCTCCCGAGGAGGGCGGCACCGCGAGGTGACAGGCGGTAGCCGGTCTCCAGGCTCTCGGTGA